A genomic region of Pseudoxanthomonas suwonensis contains the following coding sequences:
- a CDS encoding UvrD-helicase domain-containing protein has product MSARASDRGEDAYLTLPLTGVQAIEASAGTGKTFTLATLVVRLVLERALPVERILAVTFTEAATQELRARVRKRLLLAADLASGQADDDASPEAALTAGLIQAHLEASGESRATVAGHLREAADGIDQAAVFTIHGFCARVLREHALESGQGFHAPELLGNDIHLREAIAADLWRAHAVDGDSVDDLAALWPQGPRALAQDLPALVREPVLRPEPADALPDPTPLLHAAAQRLVEAGRTHGETFRVALLDAVEGKVLHGGSYKAAWIEDLFAALRRWCEAGDAQVPFEHPKLAQLHRKTLQERTSVKAAGRTPDSPVCAAVEDYATALAQLGDYRQARQVALLHRLRGDARRRLARLKQQLRVQTYDDLIDRVADAMDGAQAGALVARLREQYAIALVDEFQDTDPRQWRIFDRVFGAGSDDPALFVIGDPKQAIYGFRGGDVETYLAARATASEAPPLAHNFRSRPAVLGAVEALYVQADAALAAAAAYGAAEASAFLDPRIRFHPVQPGGKRTDADYLRDGTPAPALVLWQAPAPEPGEDGRRKPHDAHSSRELATAACVAAIHAVLADARAGRAAIDGRPVQPGDIAVLVRKHHEATRIREALAAAGIPAVAAGKQSLFATAEAHELHALLQALLHGSDDGRLRAALATVLVGEDAHRIAALDGEGATLRQWHMTALGWRERLQQGGPLALVGDLCAQQATRLLGLVDGERRLTNYLQLAEQLQEAQRGAPGLHALGDWLERSIAEASADDEAQLLRLESDARRVQVVTLHKSKGLEYPLVFLPYVGIGGKAPEPGRRVVVHEGDHRVLQWKLQDETRWKEIAERWKTAQRAEDARLLYVGLTRARDALWLATGEFYNHAQSPLWPMVKDATALAARAPQAIVIDRAAPQDNLPWLPPEAEGEVPPARTGTRALASDWWVYSFTQLANADAGGDTSSAATQPAAGGRDEPADAGEAAPADDGFDPRFAGSRFGVVLHEVFENADFAAWRHWRSGDDPPAGEHGRIIEALGHGGYAAADLDDGIALLTALAGRTLTVPLPEGTRLADLPDQQRRAEIEFQFALAPTRVDQLLALLHRHGVLRTRQGFGGRRRLEGLMTGLIDLTYLHDGRWYVLDYKSNRLPGYGPAQLAEAMDHSEYPLQALIYTVALHRWLRFRLGDRYDYARDFGGVRYLFCRGVDPGAAEAPGVQAWTFAPALVHAVDALFAGQAQSAGEAA; this is encoded by the coding sequence ATGAGCGCGCGCGCTTCGGACCGGGGCGAAGACGCCTACCTGACCCTGCCGCTGACCGGCGTGCAGGCGATCGAAGCCTCGGCCGGCACCGGCAAGACCTTCACCCTGGCCACCCTGGTGGTGCGGCTGGTGCTGGAACGCGCGCTGCCGGTGGAGCGGATCCTCGCCGTCACCTTCACCGAAGCGGCCACCCAGGAGTTGCGGGCACGGGTGCGCAAGCGCCTGCTCCTGGCCGCCGACCTGGCCAGCGGCCAGGCCGATGACGACGCTTCGCCGGAAGCGGCGCTTACCGCCGGACTGATCCAGGCCCATCTGGAGGCCAGCGGCGAATCGCGCGCGACGGTGGCCGGACACCTGCGCGAGGCCGCCGACGGCATCGACCAGGCCGCGGTGTTCACCATCCACGGCTTCTGCGCCCGGGTGCTGCGCGAGCACGCACTGGAAAGCGGTCAGGGCTTCCACGCGCCGGAGCTGCTGGGCAACGACATCCACCTGCGCGAGGCCATCGCCGCCGACCTGTGGCGCGCCCACGCGGTCGACGGCGACAGCGTCGACGACCTGGCCGCGCTGTGGCCGCAGGGTCCGCGGGCGCTGGCGCAGGACCTGCCGGCGCTGGTCCGCGAGCCGGTGCTGCGCCCGGAACCGGCGGACGCGTTGCCCGATCCCACGCCACTGCTGCACGCCGCCGCGCAGCGGCTGGTCGAGGCCGGCCGCACCCATGGAGAGACGTTCCGCGTCGCGCTGCTCGATGCGGTCGAGGGCAAGGTGCTGCATGGCGGCAGCTACAAGGCCGCCTGGATCGAGGACCTGTTCGCCGCGCTGCGCCGCTGGTGCGAAGCCGGCGATGCGCAGGTGCCGTTCGAGCATCCCAAGCTGGCGCAGTTGCACCGGAAGACGCTGCAGGAACGCACCAGCGTGAAGGCTGCCGGACGCACTCCCGACTCGCCCGTGTGCGCCGCGGTGGAGGACTACGCCACCGCGCTGGCCCAGCTGGGGGACTACCGCCAGGCACGGCAGGTGGCGCTGCTGCACCGCCTGCGTGGCGACGCCCGCCGCCGCCTGGCCCGGCTCAAGCAGCAGCTGCGGGTGCAAACCTACGACGACCTGATCGACCGCGTCGCCGACGCGATGGATGGCGCGCAGGCCGGGGCCCTGGTCGCGCGCCTGCGTGAGCAGTACGCCATCGCCCTGGTGGACGAGTTCCAGGACACCGACCCGCGCCAGTGGCGGATCTTCGACCGCGTGTTCGGCGCCGGCAGCGACGATCCGGCGCTGTTCGTGATCGGCGATCCCAAGCAGGCCATCTACGGCTTCCGCGGCGGCGACGTGGAGACCTATCTGGCCGCGCGCGCCACCGCGTCCGAGGCTCCGCCGCTGGCGCACAACTTCCGCTCGCGCCCGGCGGTGCTCGGCGCGGTCGAGGCGCTGTACGTCCAGGCCGATGCCGCGCTCGCGGCGGCGGCAGCCTACGGGGCCGCCGAGGCCTCGGCCTTCCTCGATCCGCGGATCCGCTTCCACCCGGTCCAGCCCGGCGGCAAGCGCACCGACGCCGACTACCTGCGCGACGGCACGCCCGCGCCCGCACTGGTGCTGTGGCAGGCGCCCGCGCCGGAACCCGGCGAGGACGGCAGGCGCAAACCCCACGACGCCCACAGCTCGCGTGAACTGGCCACCGCCGCCTGCGTGGCCGCCATCCACGCGGTGCTGGCGGACGCCCGCGCAGGCCGCGCCGCGATCGACGGCCGCCCGGTGCAGCCGGGCGACATCGCCGTGCTGGTGCGCAAGCACCACGAGGCCACGCGCATCCGTGAAGCGCTGGCCGCGGCCGGCATCCCGGCGGTGGCCGCCGGCAAGCAGAGCCTGTTCGCCACCGCCGAGGCGCATGAGCTGCATGCCCTGCTCCAGGCCCTGCTGCACGGAAGCGACGACGGCCGCCTGCGCGCCGCGCTGGCCACCGTGCTGGTGGGCGAGGACGCCCACCGCATCGCCGCGCTCGATGGCGAAGGCGCGACCCTGCGCCAGTGGCACATGACCGCGCTGGGCTGGCGCGAGCGCCTGCAGCAGGGCGGTCCGCTGGCCCTGGTCGGCGACCTGTGCGCGCAGCAGGCCACGCGCCTGCTCGGCCTGGTCGATGGCGAGCGCCGCCTGACCAACTACCTGCAGCTGGCCGAACAGCTGCAGGAGGCGCAGCGCGGCGCGCCGGGCCTGCATGCCCTGGGCGACTGGCTGGAGCGCTCCATCGCCGAGGCCAGCGCCGACGACGAGGCCCAGCTGCTGCGCCTGGAATCGGATGCGCGCCGGGTGCAGGTGGTGACCCTGCACAAGAGCAAGGGCCTGGAGTACCCGCTGGTGTTCCTGCCCTACGTGGGCATCGGCGGCAAGGCGCCGGAGCCGGGACGGCGAGTGGTCGTGCACGAGGGCGACCACCGCGTGCTGCAGTGGAAGCTGCAGGACGAAACCCGCTGGAAGGAAATCGCCGAGCGCTGGAAGACCGCCCAGCGCGCCGAGGACGCGCGCCTGCTCTACGTCGGCCTGACCCGCGCCCGCGACGCGCTGTGGCTGGCGACCGGCGAGTTCTACAACCACGCGCAGTCGCCGCTGTGGCCGATGGTCAAGGACGCCACCGCGCTGGCGGCGCGCGCACCGCAGGCGATCGTCATCGATCGCGCCGCGCCACAGGACAACCTGCCGTGGCTGCCGCCGGAGGCCGAAGGCGAGGTGCCGCCTGCGCGCACCGGCACCCGTGCGCTGGCCAGCGACTGGTGGGTCTACAGCTTCACCCAGCTGGCCAATGCCGATGCCGGCGGCGACACCTCCAGCGCCGCCACCCAGCCGGCTGCGGGCGGGCGCGACGAACCGGCCGACGCCGGCGAGGCCGCACCGGCGGACGACGGTTTCGATCCACGCTTCGCCGGCTCGCGCTTCGGCGTGGTTCTGCACGAAGTATTCGAGAACGCCGACTTCGCGGCCTGGCGCCACTGGCGCTCCGGCGACGATCCACCCGCAGGCGAGCACGGCAGGATCATCGAGGCGCTGGGCCATGGCGGCTACGCGGCCGCCGACCTCGACGACGGCATCGCCCTGCTCACCGCCCTGGCCGGCCGCACCCTGACCGTGCCGCTGCCCGAAGGCACGCGCCTGGCCGACCTGCCCGACCAGCAGCGCCGCGCGGAAATCGAATTCCAGTTCGCGCTGGCGCCGACCCGGGTCGACCAGCTGCTGGCGCTGCTGCACCGCCACGGTGTGCTGCGCACGCGCCAGGGCTTCGGCGGCCGCCGCCGGCTGGAAGGGCTGATGACCGGCCTGATCGACCTGACCTACCTGCACGACGGCCGCTGGTACGTGCTCGACTACAAGTCCAACCGCCTGCCCGGCTACGGGCCGGCGCAGCTGGCCGAGGCCATGGACCACAGCGAGTACCCGCTGCAGGCGCTGATCTACACCGTGGCCCTGCACCGCTGGCTGCGCTTCCGCCTGGGCGACCGCTACGACTACGCGCGCGACTTCGGCGGCGTGCGCTACCTGTTCTGCCGCGGCGTCGATCCCGGCGCCGCCGAGGCGCCCGGCGTGCAGGCCTGGACCTTCGCCCCCGCGCTGGTGCACGCGGTCGACGCGCTGTTCGCCGGCCAGGCGCAGTCCGCCGGGGAGGCCGCATGA
- the recD gene encoding exodeoxyribonuclease V subunit alpha: MSLLESLRRDGRLRTLDHALALSLRRLDPDTSDAVAAAAALASLAVSAGHAGFRLDQPQALLEPTPDWPAAADWQRALEASRWVACPPAGDVEAPADAPLVLEHGLLYLRRYREYERRLAAGLHRLGRHPADSEGLEALAPLFARLFPQAAGGGDRQARAAAVALLHRLLLVTGGPGTGKTTTIARLLVLLSARAAVAGQPAPRIALAAPTGRAAERMAESLRKAAQLLAAEGIEASLLAPLGSAGSTLHRLLGTRPDSPDFRHHADNPLAVDIVVVDEASMIDLPLMAKLVEAVPDGARLILLGDPDQLPSVEAGDVLSGILAAAGDGLRLAADDARALRPLLGEVDAAATDATPATVSFPARHVHLVRGWRQSAALDLAPLAAAVRDGASGEALALLRGNRLDGVHYHPELADPLQDAIQRERFLAHWTALAAAPTPAAALAQVGALRILTAVRDGPQGARSLNARIEALLTGRLAAVPGRARDARAPDAFFHGRLLLVTENSYRHRLFNGDIGICLHDDDGQLMAWFPGDDPAQPRAFHPAALPAHESAFAMTVHKAQGSEFDEVWLLLPAHPSRVLSRELVYTGITRARRALHLAGSAAVLEAALARHASRVSGLGWRLARK; the protein is encoded by the coding sequence ATGAGCCTGCTCGAAAGCCTGCGCCGCGACGGCCGCCTGCGCACCCTGGACCACGCCCTGGCGCTGAGCCTGCGCCGGCTCGATCCGGACACCTCCGACGCAGTGGCCGCCGCCGCCGCGCTGGCCTCGCTGGCGGTGTCGGCCGGCCACGCCGGTTTCCGCCTGGACCAGCCGCAGGCGCTGCTGGAACCCACGCCGGATTGGCCCGCGGCCGCCGACTGGCAGCGGGCCCTGGAAGCCTCGCGCTGGGTGGCCTGTCCGCCGGCCGGCGATGTCGAGGCCCCGGCCGATGCGCCGCTGGTGCTCGAGCACGGCCTGCTCTACCTGCGCCGCTACCGCGAGTACGAACGGCGCCTGGCCGCCGGCCTGCACCGGCTCGGCCGCCACCCCGCCGACAGCGAAGGCCTCGAGGCGTTGGCGCCGCTGTTCGCGCGGCTGTTCCCGCAGGCGGCCGGCGGCGGTGACCGCCAGGCCCGCGCCGCCGCCGTCGCCCTGCTGCATCGCCTGCTGCTGGTCACCGGCGGCCCCGGCACCGGCAAGACCACCACAATCGCCCGCCTGCTGGTGCTGCTGTCCGCACGCGCCGCTGTTGCCGGACAGCCGGCACCGCGCATCGCCCTGGCCGCGCCCACCGGCCGCGCCGCCGAGCGCATGGCCGAAAGCCTGCGCAAGGCCGCGCAACTGCTCGCCGCCGAAGGCATCGAGGCATCGCTGCTGGCGCCGCTGGGCAGCGCCGGCAGCACCCTGCACCGCCTGCTCGGCACGCGCCCGGATTCGCCCGATTTCCGCCACCACGCCGACAACCCGCTGGCGGTGGACATCGTGGTGGTGGACGAAGCCTCGATGATCGACCTGCCGCTGATGGCCAAGCTGGTCGAAGCCGTGCCCGACGGCGCGCGGCTCATCCTGCTCGGCGACCCTGACCAGCTGCCCTCGGTGGAAGCCGGCGACGTGCTCAGCGGCATCCTCGCCGCCGCCGGCGACGGCCTGCGGCTGGCGGCCGACGATGCGCGCGCGCTGCGCCCGCTGCTCGGGGAAGTGGATGCGGCCGCGACCGATGCCACGCCGGCCACCGTGTCCTTCCCCGCCCGACACGTCCACCTGGTCCGCGGCTGGCGCCAGTCCGCCGCGCTGGACCTCGCGCCGCTGGCCGCGGCCGTGCGCGACGGCGCCAGCGGCGAAGCGCTGGCGTTGCTGCGCGGCAACCGGCTCGACGGCGTGCACTACCACCCCGAACTCGCCGACCCGCTGCAGGACGCCATCCAGCGGGAACGCTTCCTCGCCCACTGGACCGCGCTGGCCGCGGCGCCAACCCCGGCCGCGGCTCTGGCCCAGGTCGGCGCGTTGCGCATCCTCACGGCGGTGCGCGACGGCCCGCAGGGCGCGCGCAGCCTCAACGCGCGGATCGAGGCGCTGCTCACCGGACGCCTCGCCGCCGTCCCGGGCCGCGCCCGCGACGCACGTGCGCCGGATGCCTTCTTCCACGGCCGCCTGCTGCTGGTCACCGAGAACAGCTATCGCCACCGCCTGTTCAACGGCGACATCGGCATCTGCCTGCACGACGACGACGGCCAGCTGATGGCCTGGTTCCCCGGCGACGATCCCGCGCAGCCGCGCGCGTTCCATCCCGCCGCCCTGCCCGCGCACGAAAGCGCCTTCGCCATGACCGTGCACAAGGCCCAGGGCTCGGAGTTCGACGAGGTCTGGCTGCTGCTGCCGGCCCATCCCAGCCGCGTGCTCTCGCGCGAGCTGGTCTACACCGGCATCACCCGTGCCCGCCGCGCGCTGCACCTGGCCGGCAGCGCCGCGGTCCTCGAGGCCGCGCTGGCGCGGCATGCGAGCCGGGTGTCCGGGCTGGGCTGGCGGCTGGCGAGGAAGTAG
- a CDS encoding YdeI/OmpD-associated family protein, giving the protein MAGTKTIATIRFEATLSRPAQPKGAAWTFLVLPEAASARLPTRSQVAVEGTLDGQPFQATLEPDGQGSHWLKVERKLREAAGAEAGDAVALEIAPSAKQPEPKLPPDLRQALADHPQARATWDDITPVARRDWIQWVTSGKKAETRAKRIATACDMLASGKRRACCFDRSGIYSKAFSAPRAAD; this is encoded by the coding sequence ATGGCCGGGACCAAGACCATTGCAACGATCCGGTTCGAGGCGACGCTGTCGCGCCCCGCGCAGCCCAAGGGCGCGGCGTGGACGTTCCTGGTGCTGCCCGAGGCCGCCAGCGCCAGGCTGCCCACGCGCAGCCAGGTGGCGGTGGAGGGCACGCTCGACGGACAGCCGTTCCAGGCCACGCTGGAACCGGACGGCCAGGGCAGCCACTGGCTGAAGGTGGAGAGGAAACTGCGCGAGGCCGCCGGCGCCGAGGCCGGCGACGCGGTGGCGCTGGAGATCGCGCCGTCGGCGAAGCAACCCGAACCGAAGCTGCCGCCCGACCTGCGCCAGGCATTGGCCGACCATCCCCAGGCCCGGGCGACGTGGGACGACATCACCCCGGTGGCGCGGCGCGACTGGATCCAGTGGGTCACGTCGGGCAAGAAGGCCGAGACGCGCGCCAAGCGCATCGCCACCGCCTGCGACATGCTGGCCTCGGGCAAGCGCCGCGCCTGCTGCTTCGACCGTTCCGGGATATACAGCAAGGCATTCAGCGCGCCGCGGGCGGCGGATTAG
- a CDS encoding AI-2E family transporter, giving the protein MNDRFRALVYGTALAVLLGWVLYIGRDILVPIVFSVMVMYVILGSARLLARLPVIGPALPMQLHYGLSALVMLGALLLLGWLTMDSVDQLVAQAPHYQSQLVALVQRGASFFGVESEPSWDTIRHAVLEHVNPQRLVGSMLLSVTSLLTGLSVVGLYVVFLMVERRHFDAKVDGLTRDPEQGARIRRIVADINGRIGTYLALKTLLSVLLGFASWIVLAAMGVELAPFWALLIGLLNYVPYIGSVLGVLLPVVFALLQFGDLKTTLVLAGALSVVQFLNGNLLDPYLMGNSLNLSPFVILVCLTVWTALWGVPGAFLAVPVTASIVMVLAEFQGSRPIAVLLSQKGEV; this is encoded by the coding sequence ATGAACGACAGATTCCGGGCGCTCGTGTACGGCACCGCGTTAGCGGTGTTGCTGGGCTGGGTGCTGTACATCGGCCGCGACATCCTGGTGCCGATCGTCTTCAGCGTCATGGTCATGTACGTCATCCTCGGTTCGGCGCGGCTGCTTGCGCGGCTGCCGGTGATCGGCCCGGCGCTGCCGATGCAGCTCCACTACGGCCTGTCGGCGCTGGTCATGCTCGGCGCGCTGCTGCTGCTGGGCTGGCTGACGATGGACAGCGTCGACCAGCTGGTCGCCCAGGCCCCGCACTACCAGTCGCAGCTGGTCGCGCTGGTGCAGCGCGGCGCCAGTTTCTTCGGCGTCGAATCGGAGCCGAGCTGGGACACCATCCGCCACGCCGTGCTCGAGCACGTCAACCCGCAGAGGCTGGTCGGCTCGATGCTGCTGTCGGTGACCTCGCTGCTGACCGGCCTGAGCGTGGTCGGCCTGTACGTGGTGTTCCTGATGGTCGAGCGTCGCCACTTCGACGCCAAGGTCGATGGCCTGACCCGCGACCCCGAGCAGGGCGCGCGGATCCGCCGCATCGTCGCCGACATCAACGGCCGGATCGGCACCTACCTGGCGCTCAAGACCCTGCTGAGCGTGCTGCTGGGCTTCGCCAGCTGGATCGTGCTGGCCGCGATGGGCGTGGAGCTGGCGCCGTTCTGGGCGCTGCTGATCGGCCTGCTCAACTACGTGCCCTACATCGGCTCGGTGCTGGGCGTGCTGCTGCCGGTGGTGTTCGCGCTGCTGCAGTTCGGCGACCTCAAGACCACCCTGGTGCTCGCCGGCGCGCTGTCGGTGGTCCAGTTCCTCAACGGCAACCTGCTCGATCCGTACCTGATGGGCAACTCGCTCAACCTCAGCCCGTTCGTGATCCTGGTCTGCCTGACGGTGTGGACGGCGCTGTGGGGCGTGCCCGGCGCGTTCCTGGCGGTACCGGTCACCGCCAGCATCGTGATGGTGCTGGCCGAGTTCCAGGGCAGCCGGCCGATCGCGGTGCTGCTGTCGCAGAAGGGCGAGGTTTGA
- a CDS encoding DUF885 domain-containing protein gives MRPVPRLTVLTPLALALSLALLLPACSRPTGDTASAPTATAEQVQAESERLNAWFDTQYEELLQFSPIQLTMQGRKDLQDQIDDMSEEGMRKRLAWLEASVNEMEASFDYARLNPETQLSWDLWKRQYENARDGLPFLIHGYPFDQMSGVQSFLPTFLINFHKVEEEQDYLAYISRLQKAGVAFDQLLERGRAATAQGIRPPKFAYEGVIDQSRKIITGAPFTAGADSALWADAQAKADALAKAGKVTPERAAELKQQARAALLESVGPTYGRIIAFAEGELPNAAVNATGVGTTHPGGDAFYEFRLKQNTTTAMTAEEIHQLGLSEVARLRGELEALQQQIGVEGDLQAFFQHVQNDPARVFPNTDAGRQAYIDQATADIENIKQQLPEYFGLLPKADLVVKRVEAFREQPGAAQHYFPGTPDGSRPGVYYAHLSDMNAMPKTELEVIAYHEGLPGHHMQISIAQELTGVPTFRTQYRSTAYSEGWGLYSEWLAKEMPGTYQDPYSEYGRLMSEMWRAIRLVVDTGLHAKGWTEQQAIDYFRANSSVPDAAIQSEIRRYLVTPGQATAYKVGMIKIQELRRKAEAELGDRFDIRGFHDVILGGGAMPLDLLERRVDTWIAEKKAAA, from the coding sequence GTGCGTCCCGTTCCCCGATTGACCGTCCTGACCCCTTTGGCCCTCGCCCTGTCGCTGGCCCTGCTGCTGCCGGCCTGCTCCCGGCCGACCGGCGACACCGCCTCCGCCCCGACCGCCACCGCCGAGCAGGTCCAGGCCGAATCCGAGCGCCTGAACGCCTGGTTCGACACCCAGTACGAAGAACTGCTCCAGTTCAGCCCGATCCAGCTGACCATGCAGGGCCGCAAGGACCTCCAGGACCAGATCGACGACATGTCCGAGGAAGGCATGCGCAAGCGGCTGGCCTGGCTGGAAGCCTCGGTTAACGAGATGGAAGCGAGCTTCGACTACGCTAGGCTCAACCCGGAGACGCAGCTGTCCTGGGACCTGTGGAAGCGCCAGTACGAGAACGCGCGCGACGGCCTGCCGTTCCTGATCCACGGCTATCCGTTCGACCAGATGAGCGGAGTGCAGAGCTTCCTGCCGACCTTCCTGATCAACTTCCACAAGGTCGAGGAGGAGCAGGACTACCTGGCCTACATCTCCCGCCTGCAGAAGGCGGGCGTGGCGTTCGACCAGCTGCTCGAGCGTGGCCGCGCTGCGACCGCGCAGGGGATCCGCCCGCCGAAGTTCGCCTACGAGGGCGTGATCGACCAGTCGCGGAAGATCATCACCGGCGCGCCGTTCACCGCTGGCGCCGACAGCGCGCTGTGGGCCGACGCCCAGGCCAAGGCCGATGCGCTGGCCAAGGCCGGCAAGGTCACCCCCGAACGCGCCGCCGAACTCAAGCAGCAGGCTCGCGCCGCCCTGCTGGAAAGCGTCGGCCCCACCTACGGCCGGATCATCGCCTTCGCCGAAGGCGAGTTGCCGAACGCCGCGGTGAACGCCACCGGCGTGGGCACCACCCACCCCGGCGGCGACGCCTTCTACGAATTCCGGCTCAAGCAGAACACCACCACCGCGATGACCGCCGAGGAGATCCACCAGCTCGGCCTGTCCGAGGTGGCGCGCCTGCGCGGGGAGCTGGAAGCGCTGCAGCAGCAGATCGGCGTGGAGGGCGATCTGCAGGCGTTCTTCCAGCACGTGCAGAACGACCCCGCGCGCGTGTTCCCCAACACCGACGCCGGCCGCCAGGCCTACATCGACCAGGCCACCGCCGACATCGAGAACATCAAGCAGCAGCTGCCCGAGTACTTCGGCCTGCTGCCCAAGGCCGACCTGGTGGTCAAGCGCGTGGAGGCCTTCCGCGAGCAGCCCGGCGCCGCCCAGCACTACTTCCCCGGCACGCCCGACGGCTCGCGTCCCGGCGTCTACTACGCGCACCTGTCCGACATGAACGCGATGCCCAAGACCGAGCTGGAGGTCATCGCCTACCACGAGGGCCTGCCCGGCCACCACATGCAGATCTCCATCGCCCAGGAGCTGACCGGGGTGCCGACCTTCCGCACCCAGTACCGCTCCACCGCCTATTCCGAGGGCTGGGGCCTGTATTCGGAATGGCTGGCCAAGGAGATGCCCGGCACCTACCAGGATCCGTATTCGGAGTACGGCCGCCTGATGTCGGAGATGTGGCGGGCGATCCGCCTGGTGGTGGACACCGGCCTGCATGCCAAGGGCTGGACCGAGCAGCAGGCGATCGACTACTTCCGCGCCAACAGCTCGGTGCCGGACGCGGCGATCCAGTCGGAGATCCGCCGCTACCTGGTCACCCCGGGCCAGGCCACCGCCTACAAGGTCGGCATGATCAAGATCCAGGAACTGCGCCGGAAGGCCGAGGCCGAACTGGGCGACCGGTTCGACATCCGCGGCTTCCACGACGTGATCCTGGGCGGCGGCGCGATGCCGCTGGACCTGCTGGAGCGCCGGGTGGACACTTGGATCGCGGAGAAGAAGGCGGCCGCTTAA
- the folE gene encoding GTP cyclohydrolase I FolE → MSQNRRPDAVTQAQAEDAVRTLLRWAGEDPQREGLLDTPKRVAEAYGDWFSGYREDPRGYLERTFEEVAGYDEMIVLRDIEYESHCEHHMAPIIGKVHVGYLPDGKVVGISKLARVVEAYARRFQVQEKMTAQIAQCIQDVLHPLGVGVVVEGVHECMTTRGIHKRGVSMVTSKMLGSFREDARTRAEFLRFIEAGRR, encoded by the coding sequence ATGAGCCAGAACCGCCGACCCGATGCCGTCACCCAGGCCCAGGCCGAGGACGCCGTGCGCACCCTGCTGCGCTGGGCCGGCGAGGATCCGCAGCGCGAGGGCCTGCTGGACACGCCCAAGCGCGTGGCCGAGGCCTACGGCGACTGGTTCAGCGGCTACCGCGAGGACCCGCGTGGTTACCTGGAGCGCACCTTCGAGGAGGTCGCCGGCTACGACGAGATGATCGTGCTGCGCGACATCGAGTACGAAAGCCACTGCGAGCACCACATGGCGCCGATCATCGGCAAGGTCCACGTGGGCTACCTGCCGGACGGCAAGGTGGTGGGCATCAGCAAGCTGGCGCGGGTGGTGGAGGCCTACGCGCGCCGCTTCCAGGTGCAGGAGAAGATGACCGCGCAGATCGCCCAGTGCATTCAGGACGTGCTGCACCCGCTGGGCGTGGGCGTGGTGGTGGAGGGCGTGCACGAGTGCATGACCACCCGCGGCATCCACAAGCGCGGGGTGAGCATGGTCACCTCGAAGATGCTCGGCAGCTTCCGCGAGGACGCGCGCACCCGCGCCGAGTTCCTGCGCTTCATCGAGGCCGGGCGGCGCTGA
- a CDS encoding YchJ family protein produces the protein MAAEPCPCGYGRAYPACCGRWHAGEPAPDAQALMCSRYSAYVLGLADYLLATWHPDTRPAAGELGLEDAPGARTVWLGLEVKSHAVTGADAAEVEFVARFRIGGGRAQRLAERSRFERIDGRWYYRDGDHA, from the coding sequence ATGGCTGCTGAGCCTTGTCCCTGCGGGTACGGCCGTGCGTATCCGGCGTGCTGCGGCCGCTGGCATGCCGGCGAGCCTGCGCCGGACGCGCAGGCACTGATGTGCTCGCGCTACAGCGCCTACGTGCTGGGGCTGGCCGACTACCTGCTCGCCACCTGGCACCCGGACACGCGCCCGGCCGCTGGTGAGTTGGGCCTGGAAGACGCGCCCGGCGCGCGCACCGTATGGCTGGGCCTGGAAGTGAAGTCGCACGCGGTCACCGGCGCGGACGCCGCCGAAGTCGAATTCGTCGCCCGCTTCCGGATCGGCGGCGGCCGCGCCCAGCGTCTGGCCGAGCGCAGCCGCTTCGAGCGCATCGACGGGCGCTGGTACTACCGCGACGGCGACCACGCCTGA